The DNA segment GCGAGGGAAAGGAGAGGCGCCATTTGTCCGGGCTTGCTTCCCGCCGTCCGTCGATGCCGATGAAGCCGTCCTCGACGAAATCCTCCGCAACCCGCGACCAGTCCGCAGCAAGGAAAGCGTCGATATCTCGTGTCACCAGCATGTCCCAGATCGCATGCCGGGCAACATCGGAGGTGGGGAACGGATTCTGGAAGGGATCCCGCATCGCTTCGCCTTGGATTGAAATTCTTTTCATAAACCAGGATTTTCTCTGGTCAAATTCAGTATTCTATGGTGATTTGTCAACGGATAAAGAAAATAATTTGCACGAAGGTCGTCTATGTCCATTAAACGTTATGGCGCGGAGCAGGCCGGAGCGGGTGGCAAGGCGCTGCCGTTCGCACGAGCCGTCGAGGCTGATGGCTGGCTGCACGTCTCCGGCCAGGTCGCCATGGAAAACGGCGAGATCATCGACGGCAATATCGTCGCGCAGACACACAAGGCGATCGGCAATCTTCTGGCCATTTTGAAAGAGGCCGGTTACGGTGTCGAACACGTGGTGAGGGTCGGCGTCTGGCTGGATGACCCGCGTGATTTCTGGAGCTTCAATAAGATCTATCAGGAGTATTTCGGCGCTCATCCTCCTGCGCGCGCCTGCGTGCAGTCTTCGATGATGGTCGACTGCAAGGTTGAGATCGACTGCGTCGCCTACAAGCCGAAGGACGCCTGATCACAAGGGGTGGGCCTTCGATGGATATTTTCGCGACACTGCAGGAGGAAAAGGGGCGGCTATCCCAGTCGGAGAACCGCATTGCCGATATCCTGCTCAATGATTTCGAGTTTGCCGTGAACGCCTCGATTATCGAGCTCGCGGGCAAGGCCGATGTGTCGCCGCCGACGGTGACCCGTTTTTGCCGGCGTCTCGGCTGCGAGAGTTTTTCCGACTTCAAGGTGCAACTGGCCCGCACAGCCTATATCGGCATGCGCTACCTGAAGCCGGAGCCGAAGAGCCAGGAGCCGGCCGACGTCGCGCAGGACATCATTACCAAGGCGCAGAACGCACTCTTCCTGCTGCACCGCTCGCTCGATCTCGCCGCGATCGAGGAGACCGCCGAGCGGCTAGCCAAAGCGGAAATGATTTACGCCTTCGGTTCGGGCGGCAATTCGTCGATGATCGCCAGCGAATTGCAGAACCGCCTCTTTCGGCTCGGCCTGCGCATCACCTCGAGTTCCGATCACAGCATGCAATTGATGATGGCCGCCGCCGCCAAGCCGACGGACGTGCTGATAGGCTCTTCCTTGTCGGGGCGCAACACGGAGCTCGTGCGTGCCTTCACGCTCGCCCGCGAAGCCAGGGTCACGACGATCGCGCTGACCCAGAGCGGCAGCCCTGTCGCGCTTGCCGCCGACATCACCGTTCCGGTCGACCTGCCGGAGGGCAACAATATCTATCGTCCGACATCCACGCGCATCGCCTATCTGGCCTTGCTTGATATCATCGCCAGCCTCGTCGCCTACCGTGTCCAGCCGCAGGCGACGGCGACGCTGAGGCGCATCAAGCAGCAATTGGTGGTGCACAGGGATGGCGATGATCGCCAGCTTCTCGGAGACTGATGTGCCACAGGAGCGCAGCATGAAGAAATCCGTCGCGATCGTCACCGGAGCGGCCGGTGATATCGGCCGTGCGATCGCCGGCCGCCTGGCCGATGATCATGAGGTGGTCGTGCTTGCGGACATCGACGGCGATGCGGCGGAGAAGGTTGCGCGCGATC comes from the Sinorhizobium garamanticum genome and includes:
- a CDS encoding RidA family protein is translated as MSIKRYGAEQAGAGGKALPFARAVEADGWLHVSGQVAMENGEIIDGNIVAQTHKAIGNLLAILKEAGYGVEHVVRVGVWLDDPRDFWSFNKIYQEYFGAHPPARACVQSSMMVDCKVEIDCVAYKPKDA
- a CDS encoding MurR/RpiR family transcriptional regulator, whose protein sequence is MDIFATLQEEKGRLSQSENRIADILLNDFEFAVNASIIELAGKADVSPPTVTRFCRRLGCESFSDFKVQLARTAYIGMRYLKPEPKSQEPADVAQDIITKAQNALFLLHRSLDLAAIEETAERLAKAEMIYAFGSGGNSSMIASELQNRLFRLGLRITSSSDHSMQLMMAAAAKPTDVLIGSSLSGRNTELVRAFTLAREARVTTIALTQSGSPVALAADITVPVDLPEGNNIYRPTSTRIAYLALLDIIASLVAYRVQPQATATLRRIKQQLVVHRDGDDRQLLGD